The stretch of DNA GTGGAAACAGCGTGACAATTATCAGATATCCAGTCCTTAAACCACAAGTGATACTAAAGGATGTGTATGTTTAGATGATCCACAGAGACCAAAGTTCATCCGAAGCATATGGTTGGATAAACAGGGACCAGGTTGCAACATTCCTGGTTTTCACAAAAAACTTCCTGGTCTTTTAGTACTTCTAAATATTCAAGTCACTGAAGATCAAGGGAAACGTCTAGGCAGGACAGAAAGAACAAATTTGTTCATTTTGCTCATTTTAGATCTTCACGCTGAAATTTATTTGGAGTTCCATTAGAACCACCAAGTACTTTGTGTTATTAACCTTTGAGTAGTTTTAAATTGGGTCTatatgtttttctgcatttacttTGAGTCATGGGTTATACAATAACATGATGGCTTCTCAGCAGGATTAAAACCTGAGTAcattaaaattcaattaaaagcCTGCGACAAGTGCAGTGATTGACTCAGCCTGTTAACCGGGGTTGTGTCTCTGAAATGAACAGTTCTGTCACTACATGGAGGGAGGAAGTTTGGTATAACCAAGTGAAATGCCCTCTCTGGTATTCCAGGAAGTTCTAACATTTGTCTCTAattcctctctctccctgtttAGCCAACTGATACCACAATGACTGAGGACTTGGACCACAGATTCAGTTACCTCACGTGGGATCAGATTAAAATCCTGGATCAGGTTTTAACTGAGGCTATACCTATTCATGGGAGAGGGAATTTTCCAACCCTGGAGGTAAAGCCGAAGGATATAATCCATATGGTAAAGGAGCAGCTCATTGAGAAGCAGATCCATGTCAGGGACATCCGCCTGAACGGTTCCACTGCCAGTCACATCCTGGTGAAGCACAACGGCACCAGCTACAAGGACCTGGACATCATTTTTGGAGTGGAGCTTCCCAGTGAGTTCGAGTTCCAGATCGTTAAGGAAGCAGTTCTCAATTGCCTGTTGGACTTCTTGCCAAAATGTGTTAACAAGCAAAAAATCACGGCTCAGACCATGAAAGATGCCTACGTGCAGAAGATGGTCAAAGTCTCCACCGACCACGACCGCTGGAGCCTCATCTCGCTGTCCAACAACAGCGGCAAGAACGTGGAGCTGAAGTTCGTCAGCTCGCTGCGGCGGCAGTTCGAGTTCAGCGTGGACTCCTTCCAGATCATCCTGGACTCCATCCTGGCCGTCTACAGAGCCTCAGAGCGGGCCCTGACACAGGAGTGTCACCCCACCGTCATCGCCGAGAGCATGTACGGGGACTTCAACCAAGCCATGGACCACCTGAGATACAAACTGATCTCCACGCGGAACCCCGAGGAGATCAGGGGGGGCGGCCTCCTCAAGTACAGCAACCTGCTGGTCCGTGACTTTAAGCCGGCGGACGAGGCTGAAATTAAATCTCTGGAACGTTACATGTGCTCCAGGTTCTTCATTGATTTTCCCGACGTTGCcgagcagcagaggaaaatcgAGTCCTACCTGCGCAACCACTTCATCGGGGAGGAGAAGAGCAAGTACGACTACCTGATGACGCTGCGTGGGGTGGTGAACAAGAGCACAGTGTGCCTCATGGGGCACGAGCGGCGGCAAACCCTCAACATGATCACAATCCTGGCTTTGAAAGTGCTCGGGGAACAGAACATCATCCCCAACGCGGCCAACGTCACGTGCTACTATCAGCCTGCTCCTTATATCAGTGACAGAAACTTCAGCAACTACTACATTGCTCATGGACAACCCCCTGTGTTCTACCAGCCTTACCCTTTCCACATACAGCTACAGAGCGGGATGGTGTAGGAACGCTCCGACCTCCAAGCACTCACCACTCCTCTCTTTTCAGTTCTCTCCTTAATAAAGGCCTCATTAAAGCGAGTTTTATCAGCACTTTTGAGTTAAGGACATATTTTTGTGCAAGTTGCCAAAGTTGTTTGGTTGATCAATGTCTAACTCACCATTGAGCAGGTGAAATAAGTGAAGCGTCTGTCGTTCGTGAAGTGTTTATACCTTGACGTGTGTTTGGGCTGTatttttttgcaatgaaaagagaaggatataaattattctaattttataaaaatgaaatgcactAAGTTCTGggttctaaagaaaaaaataataattcttaaGCAAAATGTAAATGGTGTCAATGAAAACCGAAGCCAATGAAATACCTCTCTGTAGAAATGCCTGATGTTAGAAGGGACAGTGCTCTGGGTACGTCAAAGTCAATCATCCCTTGGTTTTATCCATGCAGTTCCAGCAACGTTTATTTGCAGCACCTTTGAAAATACCCATTGATGGGTCATCTCTTGGTggtgtgagctctgctgctcagagacTCGGGGTCACTCCCCTCCCCAGAGTCCTGGTTTGTACTGGTGAGAAGGAAATGTCCCCACCAAGAGCAGACTCAGCATTTTGTGTATCCAAAATTTCCACTGATCCCAGTGAAAGATTTGGCTGCTGGAGTCAGGCAGTGTCAGAGCCCAGGATCTGCCTCACAGATAACAAAAGCTGTAAGAGGTACAACTATTCTGGTTAAATTGGTCTTGAAAACTAAGGCAAGAGAATGAGAAAGGAAGTGAAAATTGAGCAGAACGGGCTCACTTTCTATTGTTAATTTGTTATTGATTAGAGCTGCTTTAATGCACAACAAACAGAGTcaggaaaaaactccaaaatcccaggactGCGCTATTTTTAGGTGAATTCAAACAAATTCTTGGCAGTGGCAtttgaaaaactattttttactGGTAAAGTCCTGTCTGTGTTTAGATACCTGCACACATCCACCAGTAGCAAACGAGGATTTACGATCAGGAAGCAAAACATGAGTCacatatttgtgtgtgtgtgtgagtgtttACCAAAGATAAGTTTTAAACATGTCACATAAGTGCCTCCCTGTGCCAGTTGCTCCATGAAATGTTGGAAATGGTGCCAGAGAGCTCCTGAATTATGGAAAGGGAAacatggaaagggaaaaacacaCCCTGGGGTTGCAGAATTTTTGGTAGCAGCAACGGGCAGAGGGTTTGCTGCAGGATGAGCAGGTTTGGGACAGATGAATCTAAGGTGGTGTCACCAAAACCAAATGTGGGAAAAGGAATATGGAAccagaagcaggaaaaggaggttAGGAAGGGGTGTGGGTGTAAAATGGGAACAGCCAACTGGAAATGCAAGCTGCAGAGTTTCTTACATCGACTTTGTGTGTTGCTGTGTTGTCCCTGTCACTGTTCATCCtcatctcctcctgctccagagctgcattGCATCCATTTACAGCAGCTGTCAGGCTTTGGGAATTTCTTCTACTTGGGCACAAGagtttgatttgttttacaGAGAAATGTGGTCCGTAAATGTGCTGTTTTAAATCAAACATTTCTAAATTTTCTAAGGTCTATGGTGTCTGATTGCCAGTGAAATGT from Catharus ustulatus isolate bCatUst1 chromosome 14, bCatUst1.pri.v2, whole genome shotgun sequence encodes:
- the TENT5D gene encoding terminal nucleotidyltransferase 5D codes for the protein MTEDLDHRFSYLTWDQIKILDQVLTEAIPIHGRGNFPTLEVKPKDIIHMVKEQLIEKQIHVRDIRLNGSTASHILVKHNGTSYKDLDIIFGVELPSEFEFQIVKEAVLNCLLDFLPKCVNKQKITAQTMKDAYVQKMVKVSTDHDRWSLISLSNNSGKNVELKFVSSLRRQFEFSVDSFQIILDSILAVYRASERALTQECHPTVIAESMYGDFNQAMDHLRYKLISTRNPEEIRGGGLLKYSNLLVRDFKPADEAEIKSLERYMCSRFFIDFPDVAEQQRKIESYLRNHFIGEEKSKYDYLMTLRGVVNKSTVCLMGHERRQTLNMITILALKVLGEQNIIPNAANVTCYYQPAPYISDRNFSNYYIAHGQPPVFYQPYPFHIQLQSGMV